The Streptomyces sp. NBC_01275 genome has a segment encoding these proteins:
- a CDS encoding N-acetylmuramoyl-L-alanine amidase → MRGSVTDPRQLHRAAGAVASAALLFPLLGAAPAHAADPPASRLQRAFAAAAAEFHVPQSVLLGVSYLQSRWDTHGAAPSVTGGFGPMHLTDARSALASAAHHSEGTEDARGDSARAPLHPEVKVPQDAEVPARLKTLPRAAELTGLHPEMLRTDPASNVAGGAALLAAAQQDLGEPLSADPAQWYGAVARFSGADDTATAAAYADDVFDVLRTGERRTTDAGQLVTLAAQPGLAPKTAQLARTGLRTVSAAGTECPTTVSCEWIAAPYEEFGDDDYGNHDVADRPTSASIRYIVVHDTEGGWEGVLNMVQDPTYVSWNYTLRSTDGHIAQHVKAKDVAWHSGNWYVNSKSIGLEHEGFLAAPDSWYTEAMYRSSARLVTYLAAKYGIPLDRQHILGHDTVPGPTTATVPGMHTDPGPYWDWRHYFELLDHPFKAAARAAGGLVTILPDYTANQPVYTGCVSKGTPCAAHGSSEVRLYSDHDEKSALIKDVGIGSSPTTGVNDISSRASTGQQYAVADEWGDWTAIWYLGQKAWFRNPKAKPTAVPATGQVITPKDGLTSVPVYGRAYPEASAYPTGVPVQAVSALPYTLPKGQKYVTGDRVPGEYYYAVTFSTGSHQVVRGTNQYYEIQYGHRVAFVRAADVQLVPAV, encoded by the coding sequence TTGCGAGGATCCGTCACCGACCCCAGACAACTGCACAGAGCCGCCGGCGCCGTCGCGTCGGCGGCTCTGCTGTTCCCGCTGCTCGGCGCGGCGCCCGCGCACGCCGCGGATCCCCCGGCGAGCCGCCTCCAGCGGGCCTTCGCCGCCGCGGCCGCCGAGTTCCACGTCCCGCAGAGCGTCCTGCTGGGCGTCTCCTATCTCCAGTCCCGCTGGGACACGCACGGCGCGGCCCCGAGCGTGACCGGCGGCTTCGGCCCGATGCACCTCACCGACGCCCGCAGCGCGCTCGCCTCGGCGGCGCACCACAGCGAGGGCACGGAGGACGCCCGGGGCGACTCCGCCCGGGCCCCGCTGCACCCCGAGGTGAAGGTCCCGCAGGACGCCGAGGTCCCCGCCCGGCTGAAGACGCTCCCGAGGGCCGCCGAGCTGACCGGGCTGCACCCCGAGATGCTGCGCACCGACCCCGCGTCCAACGTGGCGGGCGGCGCCGCCCTGCTCGCCGCCGCCCAGCAGGATCTGGGCGAGCCGCTGAGCGCCGACCCGGCGCAGTGGTACGGCGCGGTGGCGCGTTTCTCGGGCGCGGACGACACCGCCACGGCCGCCGCCTACGCCGACGACGTGTTCGACGTGCTGCGCACCGGCGAGCGGCGCACGACGGACGCCGGTCAGCTGGTCACCCTGGCCGCGCAGCCTGGGCTTGCCCCGAAGACGGCCCAGCTGGCGCGGACCGGCCTGCGCACGGTGTCCGCCGCGGGCACCGAGTGTCCGACCACCGTCTCCTGCGAGTGGATCGCGGCGCCGTACGAGGAGTTCGGCGACGACGACTACGGCAATCACGACGTGGCGGACCGGCCGACGTCCGCGTCGATCCGGTACATCGTCGTGCATGACACGGAGGGCGGCTGGGAGGGCGTCCTCAACATGGTCCAGGACCCCACGTACGTCTCCTGGAACTACACGCTGCGCTCCACCGACGGGCACATCGCCCAGCATGTGAAGGCCAAGGACGTCGCCTGGCACTCGGGCAACTGGTACGTCAACTCCAAGTCGATCGGCCTGGAGCACGAGGGCTTCCTGGCGGCTCCGGACTCCTGGTACACCGAGGCGATGTACCGGTCCTCGGCGCGTCTGGTGACGTATCTGGCGGCGAAGTACGGCATCCCGCTGGACCGGCAGCACATCCTGGGCCACGACACCGTGCCCGGCCCGACCACGGCGACCGTCCCGGGGATGCACACGGATCCGGGCCCGTACTGGGACTGGCGGCACTACTTCGAGCTGCTGGACCACCCCTTCAAGGCTGCGGCGCGGGCGGCCGGCGGTCTGGTGACGATCCTGCCGGACTACACGGCGAACCAGCCGGTGTACACGGGCTGCGTCAGCAAGGGCACGCCGTGCGCGGCGCACGGTTCCAGCGAGGTCCGGCTGTACTCCGACCACGACGAGAAGTCGGCCCTGATCAAGGACGTGGGCATCGGTTCCAGTCCGACCACCGGCGTCAACGACATCTCCTCACGGGCCTCCACCGGCCAGCAGTACGCGGTCGCCGACGAGTGGGGCGACTGGACGGCGATCTGGTACCTGGGGCAGAAGGCGTGGTTCAGGAACCCCAAGGCCAAGCCGACGGCGGTGCCCGCGACGGGCCAGGTCATCACCCCCAAGGACGGCTTGACCAGCGTCCCGGTATACGGGCGCGCCTACCCGGAGGCGTCCGCGTACCCGACGGGGGTCCCGGTCCAGGCGGTGTCCGCACTGCCGTACACGCTGCCCAAGGGCCAGAAGTACGTGACCGGGGACCGGGTGCCGGGCGAGTACTACTACGCGGTCACCTTCAGCACCGGCTCGCACCAGGTAGTAC
- a CDS encoding aminoglycoside phosphotransferase family protein — MYAASSSVSAPPRSLHSRPGGGGPYLDPARSAAPALGTGPTRRPAGLGTQQLSGRLDLSGPQGAQLRTAIASVHRICPEFAPVQVLRRSGRSVLLVGTTGRSTAVAKCLLDQSPAWAERIRHEIAAYRTFVRQRPPVRAPRLIAADPENCTLVIERMPGRVAALQRHPTEAPPRADIRAALGAICRLNAWRPPAGAFDAPLDYAARIARYHELGLLTDRDMGDLQKLLHGIAAGAGRHGMGQFNHGDALLSNILLSPAGPVLVDWEHAGWYLPGYDLATLWSVLGDAPVARRNISQIAQSAGPASRDAFLVNLMLVLTREIRTYETAVQRSMHDTTPTAPGAAHPGAAPSGEEQRLLLRRLHDDCQLARRAVRAAVGTR, encoded by the coding sequence ATGTACGCAGCATCGTCCTCCGTGTCCGCCCCGCCCCGGTCGCTGCACTCCCGCCCGGGCGGCGGCGGCCCCTATCTCGACCCGGCGCGGTCGGCTGCCCCCGCGCTCGGCACGGGTCCGACCCGGCGTCCCGCGGGGCTCGGCACACAACAGCTCAGCGGGAGACTCGACCTGTCCGGCCCTCAGGGCGCGCAGCTGCGCACGGCGATCGCCTCGGTGCACCGGATCTGTCCGGAGTTCGCCCCGGTCCAGGTGCTGCGCCGCAGCGGTCGCTCCGTGCTCCTGGTCGGCACGACAGGACGCAGCACCGCTGTCGCCAAGTGTTTACTGGACCAGTCGCCCGCGTGGGCCGAGCGGATCCGCCACGAAATAGCGGCGTACCGCACGTTCGTCCGACAGCGCCCCCCGGTACGGGCGCCGAGGCTGATCGCGGCGGATCCGGAGAACTGCACGCTGGTGATCGAGCGGATGCCGGGGCGGGTGGCGGCACTGCAGCGGCACCCGACCGAGGCCCCGCCCCGCGCGGACATCCGGGCTGCGCTGGGCGCGATCTGCCGGCTCAACGCCTGGCGGCCGCCGGCCGGCGCCTTCGACGCCCCGCTGGACTACGCGGCCCGGATCGCCCGCTACCACGAACTGGGTCTGCTCACCGACCGGGACATGGGCGACCTGCAGAAGCTGCTGCACGGGATCGCGGCCGGCGCGGGCCGACACGGCATGGGCCAGTTCAACCACGGCGACGCACTGCTCTCGAACATCCTGCTCTCACCGGCCGGTCCAGTGCTGGTGGACTGGGAGCACGCGGGCTGGTATCTGCCGGGCTACGACCTGGCCACGCTGTGGTCGGTCCTCGGCGACGCGCCGGTGGCGCGCCGCAACATCAGCCAGATCGCCCAGTCGGCGGGACCGGCCTCCCGGGACGCCTTCCTGGTGAACCTGATGCTGGTCCTGACCCGTGAGATCCGTACCTACGAGACGGCCGTGCAGCGTTCGATGCACGACACGACCCCGACGGCCCCGGGTGCGGCTCACCCGGGCGCCGCGCCGTCCGGCGAGGAACAGCGCCTGCTGCTGCGGCGGCTGCACGACGACTGCCAGCTGGCCCGCCGGGCCGTGCGCGCGGCGGTCGGCACTCGCTGA